The following proteins come from a genomic window of Musa acuminata AAA Group cultivar baxijiao chromosome BXJ1-7, Cavendish_Baxijiao_AAA, whole genome shotgun sequence:
- the LOC135678489 gene encoding plastidic ATP/ADP-transporter-like produces the protein MEGVISTKGLLSLPPKPQPRPFHPLHTLRSRFPSAASRFPSPAVRSQAPASVLHAFGSGARTPWIPTPAAPPDPKGSLLYPGLWGKPRKAPVFRAGAAIPADGAGLVEAEGEKKPKFLGVEIATLKKIVPLGIMFFCILFNYTILRDTKDVLVVTAKGSSAEIIPFLKTWVNLPMAVGFMLLYTKLSDVLSKEALFYTVILPFIAFFGAFAFVLYPLRDAIHPTALADRLLAALGPSFLGPVAILRIWSFCLFYVMAELWGSVVISVLFWGFANQITTVEEAKEFYPLFGLGANIALIFSGRTVKYFSNLRKTLGPGVDGWAVSLKAMMSIVVLLGLVICAIYGGVNKFVLNDPSLPRSDRKKKKEKPKLGMNESLKVLLSSRYVRDLATLVVAYGISINLVEVTWKSKLKAQFPSPNEYSSFMGDFSTATGIATFTMMLLGRLILRKFGWGVAAMITPTVLLLTGVGFFSLILFGEPLAPLLGSFGMTPLLAAVYVGALQNIFSKSAKYSLFDPCKEMAYIPLDEEMKVKGKAAIDVVCNPLGKSGGALIQQFMILTFGSLANSTPYLGGILLVIVLAWLGAARSLDSQFSPLAKQELEKEKILKEKEKELPIDMTTDTDGFVAESAASENSLNGSPLKQESSPESEGSSETSTIRQ, from the exons ATGGAGGGAGTCATCTCCACAAAGGGCCTCCTCTCCCTCCCCCCCAAGCCTCAACCTCGCCCCTTCCACCCGCTCCACACCCTTCGCAGTCGTTTCCCCTCCGCCGCCTCCCGATTCCCCTCGCCGGCCGTCCGCTCCCAGGCCCCCGCCTCCGTCCTCCATGCCTTCGGCTCCGGGGCGAGAACCCCGTGGATTCCCACGCCGGCAGCCCCCCCGGACCCCAAGGGGTCGCTCCTTTACCCCGGGCTTTGGGGGAAACCGAGGAAAGCTCCGGTTTTTAGAGCCGGCGCCGCGATTCCGGCCGACGGAGCTGGCCTTGTCGAGGCGGAGGGGGAGAAGAAGCCCAAGTTCTTGGGCGTCGAGATAGCGACGCTGAAGAAGATAGTTCCGCTGGGGATTATGTTCTTCTGTATTCTCTTCAATTATACCATTCTCAGGGACACCAAGGATGTGCTGGTGGTGACCGCCAAAGGGAGCAGCGCCGAGATTATCCCCTTCTTGAAGACGTGGGTGAACCTGCCGATGGCGGTAGGGTTCATGCTGTTGTACACCAAACTTTCGGACGTGCTTTCGAAGGAGGCTCTTTTCTACACCGTGATTCTGCCTTTCATAGCCTTTTTCGGGGCCTTTGCGTTCGTGTTGTATCCGCTGCGCGACGCCATCCATCCCACCGCGCTCGCCGATCGGCTCTTGGCGGCGCTCGGCCCGAGTTTCCTTGGTCCTGTCGCGATTTTGAGGATTTGGAGCTTCTGCCTCTTCTATGTCATGGCGGAGCTGTGGGGAAGTGTGGTGATTTCGGTCCTGTTCTGGGGGTTTGCCAATCAG ATTACTACTGTCGAGGAAGCCAAAGAATTCTACCCATTGTTTGGACTCGGAGCTAATATTGCCCTCATCTTCTCAGGACGCACTGTAAAATACTTCTCTAACCTCCGTAAGACTTTGGGACCAGGGGTTGATGGTTGGGCAGTTTCACTGAAAGCAATGATGAGCATTGTTGTGCTCCTTGGCCTTGTAATATGTGCAATCTATGGGGGGGTGAATAAATTTGTTCTAAATGACCCATCCCTTCCGAGATCAGATCGCAAAAAAAAGAAG GAGAAGCCAAAACTAGGTATGAATGAGAGCCTGAAAGTTTTGCTGTCCTCTAGATATGTGAGGGATCTAGCCACCTTGGTGGTTGCTTATGGTATTAGCATAAACTTGGTAGAAgtaacatggaaatcaaagctcAAGGCACAG TTTCCCAGTCCAAACGAATATTCATCTTTCATGGGCGATTTCTCAACTGCAACGGGTATTGCAACATTCACAATGATGTTGCTAGGCAGATTGATACTCCGGAAATTTGGTTGGGGGGTGGCAGCCATGATTACACCCACTGTTTTGCTTCTCACAGGAGTCGGGTTTTTCTCACTAATATTGTTTGGTGAACCGTTGGCTCCTTTATTGGGAAGCTTTGGTATGACTCCTCTGCTTGCTGCTGTTTATGTGGGGGCATTACAGAATATTTTCAGCAAGAGTGCAAAGTACAGCTTGTTTGATCCTTGCAAAGAAATGGCATACATTCCTTTGGACGAAGAGATGAAG GTTAAAGGGAAGGCAGCTATTGATGTTGTCTGCAACCCCTTGGGAAAATCAGGAGGTGCCTTGATCCAGCAGTTCATGATTTTGACATTTGGGTCTCTAGCAAACTCGACTCCGTACCTGGGAGGAATCTTGCTGGTGATTGTTCTTGCATGGTTAGGTGCTGCAAGATCCTTGGATTCCCAATTCTCTCCTTTGGCTAAACAGGAGCTTGAGAAGGAGAAAATACTgaaagagaaggagaaagagCTTCCAATCGACATGACGACAGACACTGATGGGTTTGTTGCTGAATCTGCGGCGAGCGAGAACTCATTGAATGGGTCACCTTTGAAGCAGGAATCATCTCCTGAATCAGAGGGTTCGTCTGAAACATCCACCATTCGTCAATAA
- the LOC135678488 gene encoding uncharacterized protein LOC135678488 isoform X1, whose protein sequence is MTSIASPHHHTDAPPHFYLIPPLLSRSSRLTLHWQSARRVPWRGMATTATTASKMGFTEEEMVVDEGLGYPKAYAKLCRSPSVLSAYAQGPPFAFLPYTLQPQEALRARDWSQMFPVTDPEAIPSANPRGFVNLLWKQLDHLGNAGFDPALFRVDTYGNVLYLHADSASPLAWDIDHWFPCSRGGRTVPSNLRLLQWQVWKKKHNKLEFLIPWWDLQLGISVNQFLSIFASRNSDFRSRAFSFLFCDGGSEELNALQAVESHHFPQHFIEMERQVGLGPAAIVSSRRSFDASVLRPIDANRHLRHNYPLLGQCPCLLLLSLLFLHKSDSKLMIIAAARKFTREEEDAHSMATHSYKPLVSKENTNPDMDTCDSNPYLSIAMARDSLRQREEAKKKQAEISRLEDELNELKQKNEEDRVALQELETLLVKRRRRVEKCRRLAEAQSSYKALLEKMIRDAMHQSVVYKEQVRLNQTATSALMARLEAQRALCDSSEKELRRKFKQRDEIEKQIRPVWELRKRSRMDETLLEEGRNESIRLLCTRRTRTTPLTKELRKFLEEEQKASEAGLSLGEDGGEETEESATTGSSQKEKPAVPQSQNNEEAEEHRSVIDEKLKQLATSDGHLSQTSESEQQSFLHRGSQEEAEERYKASGAGNDIMLLNDKPRDVAAEEKVKPPILKIKIPKPRSPRKEEEEEDGDDGNNNQIGKRNVDKWLEILLDGFEEGSPQKKPDAPEDNQDESVCKMNSAHPHKQIKFLRLKPLEEKAGTARNPITEQKTNSSKSRHGEDSSNASKEEVTGSRKSFEVKDPRSESSRGFRSLPSSPSMILGMRRGVDCIGRKPQVMGDDNNGNESVVSTNSSKFIKSCSRAIKRAMNI, encoded by the exons ATGACATCCATCGCATCTCCTCACCATCACACTGACGCTCCTCCCCATTTCTACCTAATCCCCCCACTTCTCTCTCGTTCTTCTCGTTTGACTCTGCATTGGCAGTCTGCTCGCAGAGTTCCGTGGAGAGGGATGGCGACAACGGCAACAACAGCAAGCAAGATGGGGTTCACGGAGGAAGAGATGGTCGTCGATGAAGGCCTTGGCTACCCGAAGGCTTACGCGAAGCTTTGCAGGAGCCCCAGCGTGCTCAGCGCCTACGCCCAGGGACCCCCTTTTGCGTTCCTTCCTTACACCTTGCAGCCCCAGGAG GCTCTGAGAGCGAGGGACTGGAGTCAGATGTTCCCGGTCACTGATCCAGAGGCGATTCCTTCTGCTAATCCTAGAGGCTTCGTCAATCTCCTTTGGAAGCAGCTTGACCATCTTGG GAATGCTGGATTTGATCCTGCATTGTTTCGAGTAGACACATACGGCAACGTTCTATACCTGCATGCGGATTCGGCTTCGCCACTTGCGTGGGATATCGATCACTGGTTTCCTTGTTCGA GAGGAGGAAGAACGGTTCCTAGCAATCTAAGGCTGCTGCAATGGCAAGTGTGGAAGAAGAAGCACAACAAGCTGGAGTTTCTCATCCCATGGTGGGATCTCCAATTGGGCATCTCTGTGAACCAGTTCCTCTCGATTTTTGCTTCTCGGAACTCGGATTTCAG GAGTAGAGCATTTTCTTTTCTGTTCTGCGATGGAGGAAGCGAGGAGCTAAACGCACTGCAGGCTGTCGAATCCCATCATTTTCCGCAGCATTTCATTGAGATGGAGCGACAAGTTGGGCTTGGTCCTGCTGCCATTGTCTCATCAAGAAGAAGTTTTGATGCATCAGTGCTGAGACCCATTGATGCAAATAGACATCTGAGGCACAACTATCCTCTGCTTGGTCAGTGCCCGTGCTTGCTGCTCCTATCTCTCCTCTTCTTGCACAAATCTGATTCAAAGCTTATGATCATTGCAGCTGCAAGGAAATTTaccagagaagaagaagatgctcatAGCATGGCAACACATAGCTATAAACCCCTTGTCTCCAAGGAAAACACTAACCCTGATATGGATACTTGCGATAGCAACCCTTATTTGTCCATAGCAATGGCCAGAGACTCACTGAGGCAAAGAGAAGAGGCTAAGAAAAAACAAGCTGAGATAAGTCGCTTGGAAGATGAGCTGAACGAGTTGAAGCAGAAGAACGAAGAAGACCGGGTTGCTCTTCAGGAGCTGGAAACTCTTCTCGTCAAACGGAGACGAAGAGTCGAGAaatgtcggaggctcgcggaggcaCAGTCTTCATACAAGGCTTTACTGGAGAAGATGATTCGGGATGCCATGCACCA GAGCGTTGTCTACAAGGAGCAGGTTAGGCTGAACCAGACTGCAACAAGTGCTCTAATGGCAAGATTGGAGGCGCAGAGAGCACTGTGTGATTCCTCAGAGAAAGAACTCCGTCGGAAATTTAAGCAAAGAGATGAGATTGAGAAACAGATAAGGCCTGTGTGGGAGCTAAGAAAAAGATCACGTATGGATGAGACCCTTTTGGAGGAAGGGCGCAACGAAAGCATTCGACTGTTATGCACAAGGAGGACAAGGACTACTCCTCTAACGAAGGAGCTGAGGAagtttctagaggaagagcagAAGGCTTCTGAAGCAGGTCTATCTCTTGGTGAAGATGGAGGAGAAGAGACAGAGGAAAGTGCAACGACTGGCAGTTCACAAAAGGAGAAGCCTGCTGTTCCTCAGAGCCAGAATAACGAGGAAGCAGAAGAGCATAGAAGTGTGATCGATGAGAAGCTTAAGCAATTAGCAACAAGTGACGGACATTTGAGCCAGACTAGTGAATCAGAGCAGCAAAGTTTCTTGCATCGAGGCTCTCAAGAAGAAGCTGAAGAAAGATACAAGGCATCTGGAGCTGGGAATGATATCATGTTGCTCAATGACAAGCCCAGGGACGTAGCAGCAGAAGAGAAAGTAAAGCCTCCTATACTGAAGATAAAGATCCCAAAACCTCGAAGCCcacgcaaagaagaagaagaagaagatggtgatGATGGGAACAACAATCAAATCGGGAAACGAAATGTAGATAAATGGCTCGAAATCCTTTTGGATGGCTTTGAGGAAGGCTCACCCCAAAAGAAGCCCGATGCTCCAGAAGATAACCAGGATGAATCTGTCTGCAAGATGAACTCCGCTCACCCGCATAAACAAATCAAATTCTTAAGGCTCAAACCATTAGAAGAAAAAGCAGGTACTGCTCGAAACCCAATCACTGAGCAAAAAACCAATTCAAGCAAGAGCAGACATGGCGAGGATAGTAGTAATGCCAGCAAAGAGGAGGTTACCGGAAGTAGGAAGAGCTTTGAGGTGAAGGATCCAAGGTCTGAGAGCAGCAGGGGTTTTCGGTCACTGCCATCATCACCTTCAATGATACTGGGAATGAGAAGGGGTGTGGACTGCATAGGGAGGAAGCCTCAGGTGATGGGTGATGATAACAATGGCAACGAGAGTGTTGTATCCACAAACAGCAGCAAGTTCATCAAGTCCTGCAGCAGAGCAATCAAGAGAGCCATGAACATATAA
- the LOC135678488 gene encoding uncharacterized protein LOC135678488 isoform X2, with product MTSIASPHHHTDAPPHFYLIPPLLSRSSRLTLHWQSARRVPWRGMATTATTASKMGFTEEEMVVDEGLGYPKAYAKLCRSPSVLSAYAQGPPFAFLPYTLQPQEALRARDWSQMFPVTDPEAIPSANPRGFVNLLWKQLDHLGNAGFDPALFRVDTYGNVLYLHADSASPLAWDIDHWFPCSRGGRTVPSNLRLLQWQVWKKKHNKLEFLIPWWDLQLGISVNQFLSIFASRNSDFRSRAFSFLFCDGGSEELNALQAVESHHFPQHFIEMERQVGLGPAAIVSSRRSFDASVLRPIDANRHLRHNYPLLAARKFTREEEDAHSMATHSYKPLVSKENTNPDMDTCDSNPYLSIAMARDSLRQREEAKKKQAEISRLEDELNELKQKNEEDRVALQELETLLVKRRRRVEKCRRLAEAQSSYKALLEKMIRDAMHQSVVYKEQVRLNQTATSALMARLEAQRALCDSSEKELRRKFKQRDEIEKQIRPVWELRKRSRMDETLLEEGRNESIRLLCTRRTRTTPLTKELRKFLEEEQKASEAGLSLGEDGGEETEESATTGSSQKEKPAVPQSQNNEEAEEHRSVIDEKLKQLATSDGHLSQTSESEQQSFLHRGSQEEAEERYKASGAGNDIMLLNDKPRDVAAEEKVKPPILKIKIPKPRSPRKEEEEEDGDDGNNNQIGKRNVDKWLEILLDGFEEGSPQKKPDAPEDNQDESVCKMNSAHPHKQIKFLRLKPLEEKAGTARNPITEQKTNSSKSRHGEDSSNASKEEVTGSRKSFEVKDPRSESSRGFRSLPSSPSMILGMRRGVDCIGRKPQVMGDDNNGNESVVSTNSSKFIKSCSRAIKRAMNI from the exons ATGACATCCATCGCATCTCCTCACCATCACACTGACGCTCCTCCCCATTTCTACCTAATCCCCCCACTTCTCTCTCGTTCTTCTCGTTTGACTCTGCATTGGCAGTCTGCTCGCAGAGTTCCGTGGAGAGGGATGGCGACAACGGCAACAACAGCAAGCAAGATGGGGTTCACGGAGGAAGAGATGGTCGTCGATGAAGGCCTTGGCTACCCGAAGGCTTACGCGAAGCTTTGCAGGAGCCCCAGCGTGCTCAGCGCCTACGCCCAGGGACCCCCTTTTGCGTTCCTTCCTTACACCTTGCAGCCCCAGGAG GCTCTGAGAGCGAGGGACTGGAGTCAGATGTTCCCGGTCACTGATCCAGAGGCGATTCCTTCTGCTAATCCTAGAGGCTTCGTCAATCTCCTTTGGAAGCAGCTTGACCATCTTGG GAATGCTGGATTTGATCCTGCATTGTTTCGAGTAGACACATACGGCAACGTTCTATACCTGCATGCGGATTCGGCTTCGCCACTTGCGTGGGATATCGATCACTGGTTTCCTTGTTCGA GAGGAGGAAGAACGGTTCCTAGCAATCTAAGGCTGCTGCAATGGCAAGTGTGGAAGAAGAAGCACAACAAGCTGGAGTTTCTCATCCCATGGTGGGATCTCCAATTGGGCATCTCTGTGAACCAGTTCCTCTCGATTTTTGCTTCTCGGAACTCGGATTTCAG GAGTAGAGCATTTTCTTTTCTGTTCTGCGATGGAGGAAGCGAGGAGCTAAACGCACTGCAGGCTGTCGAATCCCATCATTTTCCGCAGCATTTCATTGAGATGGAGCGACAAGTTGGGCTTGGTCCTGCTGCCATTGTCTCATCAAGAAGAAGTTTTGATGCATCAGTGCTGAGACCCATTGATGCAAATAGACATCTGAGGCACAACTATCCTCTGCTTG CTGCAAGGAAATTTaccagagaagaagaagatgctcatAGCATGGCAACACATAGCTATAAACCCCTTGTCTCCAAGGAAAACACTAACCCTGATATGGATACTTGCGATAGCAACCCTTATTTGTCCATAGCAATGGCCAGAGACTCACTGAGGCAAAGAGAAGAGGCTAAGAAAAAACAAGCTGAGATAAGTCGCTTGGAAGATGAGCTGAACGAGTTGAAGCAGAAGAACGAAGAAGACCGGGTTGCTCTTCAGGAGCTGGAAACTCTTCTCGTCAAACGGAGACGAAGAGTCGAGAaatgtcggaggctcgcggaggcaCAGTCTTCATACAAGGCTTTACTGGAGAAGATGATTCGGGATGCCATGCACCA GAGCGTTGTCTACAAGGAGCAGGTTAGGCTGAACCAGACTGCAACAAGTGCTCTAATGGCAAGATTGGAGGCGCAGAGAGCACTGTGTGATTCCTCAGAGAAAGAACTCCGTCGGAAATTTAAGCAAAGAGATGAGATTGAGAAACAGATAAGGCCTGTGTGGGAGCTAAGAAAAAGATCACGTATGGATGAGACCCTTTTGGAGGAAGGGCGCAACGAAAGCATTCGACTGTTATGCACAAGGAGGACAAGGACTACTCCTCTAACGAAGGAGCTGAGGAagtttctagaggaagagcagAAGGCTTCTGAAGCAGGTCTATCTCTTGGTGAAGATGGAGGAGAAGAGACAGAGGAAAGTGCAACGACTGGCAGTTCACAAAAGGAGAAGCCTGCTGTTCCTCAGAGCCAGAATAACGAGGAAGCAGAAGAGCATAGAAGTGTGATCGATGAGAAGCTTAAGCAATTAGCAACAAGTGACGGACATTTGAGCCAGACTAGTGAATCAGAGCAGCAAAGTTTCTTGCATCGAGGCTCTCAAGAAGAAGCTGAAGAAAGATACAAGGCATCTGGAGCTGGGAATGATATCATGTTGCTCAATGACAAGCCCAGGGACGTAGCAGCAGAAGAGAAAGTAAAGCCTCCTATACTGAAGATAAAGATCCCAAAACCTCGAAGCCcacgcaaagaagaagaagaagaagatggtgatGATGGGAACAACAATCAAATCGGGAAACGAAATGTAGATAAATGGCTCGAAATCCTTTTGGATGGCTTTGAGGAAGGCTCACCCCAAAAGAAGCCCGATGCTCCAGAAGATAACCAGGATGAATCTGTCTGCAAGATGAACTCCGCTCACCCGCATAAACAAATCAAATTCTTAAGGCTCAAACCATTAGAAGAAAAAGCAGGTACTGCTCGAAACCCAATCACTGAGCAAAAAACCAATTCAAGCAAGAGCAGACATGGCGAGGATAGTAGTAATGCCAGCAAAGAGGAGGTTACCGGAAGTAGGAAGAGCTTTGAGGTGAAGGATCCAAGGTCTGAGAGCAGCAGGGGTTTTCGGTCACTGCCATCATCACCTTCAATGATACTGGGAATGAGAAGGGGTGTGGACTGCATAGGGAGGAAGCCTCAGGTGATGGGTGATGATAACAATGGCAACGAGAGTGTTGTATCCACAAACAGCAGCAAGTTCATCAAGTCCTGCAGCAGAGCAATCAAGAGAGCCATGAACATATAA
- the LOC135678490 gene encoding uncharacterized protein LOC135678490 has translation MTLDDDKSIYVGGLPYDCTQEDLRRAFDLYGAIVDVKIINDRQVGGKCYGFVTFRNPRSAVDAIMDMNGRKIGGRAVRVNEVHTRGGRPNFQRENFHRNADRDDDWERGRERERDHIQDRDHYLDRSNERFRDRDRQRERETDFERGRDFDRARAHSLDRDRDREDDDHERAWERNRDREADRDMDWNGDRDLDKNKDHDIDKELDKEQQPRQRLGGAGFSDHQSRDLSSNSSDDYRGQVKEQLELSIQRREELQKELTIVGEKVEEKQQLVSDLQKKSQKLEDALAATKKLTSQRHSMLMQLRACFIRAQDSAERLKSSEQELQSLVDAAMFEVDMGEDAGARDGPSYANGQIIGGKMLER, from the exons ATGACGTTGGATGATGATAAATCCATCTACGTAGGGGGTCTCCCGTACGACTGCACCCAGGAGGACCTACGCCGTGCGTTCGATCTCTACGGCGCCATCGTCGACGTCAAG ATAATAAATGATCGGCAAGTTGGAGGGAAATGCTATGGGTTTGTCACATTTAGAAACCCTAGATCAGCTGTTGATGCTATTATGGACATGAATGGCAGG AAAATTGGAGGAAGAGCTGTAAGAGTTAATGAAGTTCATACAAGAGGTGGGAGGCCAAATTTTCAACGTGAAAATTTTCATCGAAATGCTGATAGAGATGATGATTGGGAGaggggcagggaaagagaaagggaTCATATACAGGACAGAGACCACTATCTAGATCGGAGCAATGAGCGGTTTCGAGATCGTGATAGGCAAAGAGAAAGAGAAACAGATTTTGAGCGTGGACGTGACTTTGATCGAGCAAGAGCACATTCTTTggatcgagatcgagatcgagaaGATGATGATCATGAACGTGCATGGGAGCGTAATCGAGATCGGGAAGCGGACCGTGATATGGACTGGAACGGTGATAGAGATCTGGACAAAAATAAAGATCATGACATAGACAAAGAACTAGATAAGGAGCAACAGCCAAGACAGCGACTTGG CGGTGCTGGTTTCAGTGATCACCAAAGCAGAGACTTATCATCAAATTCTAGTGATGATTATCGCGGCCAG GTGAAAGAGCAGTTGGAGCTATCCATTCAGAGACGCGAGGAGCTTCAAAAGGAG CTTACTATAGTCGGGGAGAAGGTTGAAGAGAAACAACAGCTTGTTTCAGATCTACAAAAGAAATCTCAG AAACTAGAGGATGCACTGGCGGCTACCAAGAAGCTTACTTCTCAGCGGCACTCAATGCTGATGCAG CTGCGTGCTTGTTTTATTCGAGCCCAGGACTCTGCTGAAAGGCTCAAAAGCTCTGAGCAGGAACTCCAG TCTCTTGTTGATGCGGCGATGTTTGAAGTTGATATGGGTGAGGATGCTGGTGCAAGAGATGGACCGTCTTATGCTAATGGACAG ATAATTGGCGGAAAGATGCTGGAAAGATAA